A stretch of the Sulfolobus acidocaldarius SUSAZ genome encodes the following:
- a CDS encoding MFS transporter, with translation MNNINKLALIGGFRSLSGSIIWPYVGFALYKVYGLPLSVVSLFYLIQAFVNIIASISGGIITDYLGRKRSMALSILFSSLSLLLAYVVNMPLYVMVFILFQSFFNTVYNVSSTAIVGDMYKGTSQLIRAYSRQRVGINAGWALGPLIGGYIFTFFSFRTLLLISSLLVLIITPVIRILPDFKGVGSILNFNLSKQFLVFLIPTFLTFAIVGQLGFSILTYYNTILHFTEFEVGILFAINGLLIVAFQDLAGRLIGSKVRLISFGMVMYGLAYLAIAFITNLYVAMLDVVFITIAEMIVTPISQALANTLANNDTRGKQMGLYSMVTGLGRVIGSSVSSELMNYYLYYPLGLWGSISLFGFSSAVLYYIILRRLKSIVV, from the coding sequence ATGAACAACATAAATAAGTTAGCCCTGATAGGCGGGTTTAGGTCACTCAGTGGGTCCATCATTTGGCCGTATGTGGGGTTTGCCCTTTATAAGGTGTATGGATTGCCCTTATCAGTTGTGTCATTGTTCTATTTAATCCAAGCATTTGTGAACATCATAGCCTCAATATCAGGAGGTATCATAACAGACTATCTGGGTAGGAAAAGGAGTATGGCTCTTTCAATTTTATTTTCGTCACTCTCCTTACTTCTCGCATACGTCGTAAATATGCCACTTTACGTAATGGTATTTATTTTGTTTCAGAGTTTCTTCAACACAGTATATAACGTATCGTCCACAGCCATAGTCGGGGACATGTACAAGGGAACAAGCCAACTGATCAGAGCTTACAGCAGACAGAGGGTAGGCATAAACGCTGGATGGGCTTTAGGACCTTTAATAGGTGGTTATATATTCACATTTTTTAGCTTTAGGACACTATTACTCATCTCATCATTACTAGTCTTGATCATTACACCTGTAATCAGGATACTACCTGACTTCAAGGGAGTTGGGAGTATTTTAAACTTTAACCTAAGTAAGCAATTTCTAGTATTCCTAATACCTACTTTCTTAACATTCGCCATAGTAGGTCAGTTAGGATTCTCTATACTTACCTATTACAACACAATACTGCACTTTACTGAATTCGAAGTGGGAATACTGTTTGCAATAAATGGACTACTTATTGTAGCCTTTCAGGACTTAGCAGGTAGACTAATAGGAAGCAAGGTCAGGTTAATCTCTTTTGGAATGGTCATGTATGGCTTAGCTTATCTAGCCATAGCTTTCATTACAAACTTATATGTTGCAATGCTAGACGTAGTATTCATAACGATTGCCGAAATGATCGTTACCCCTATTTCTCAGGCTCTAGCGAACACTTTAGCCAATAATGACACAAGAGGTAAGCAAATGGGGCTCTACAGTATGGTGACTGGGCTGGGAAGAGTTATAGGATCTTCTGTGTCTAGTGAGCTGATGAACTATTACCTATATTATCCATTGGGACTGTGGGGCTCAATTTCCCTCTTTGGGTTCTCATCTGCAGTTCTATACTACATCATTCTGAGAAGGCTTAAAAGTATTGTAGTATAG
- a CDS encoding phenylacetic acid degradation protein gives MNVDEWKKKIMEGLKDVYDPEIPIDIVNLGLIYELRISQEGEVYIRVGVTTPYCPVTEDIAYTVEQVIKESVNAKSIDVELDLDTRWTPLMMTDEGKETFKKRFGYDIVEMWKMQHGEEE, from the coding sequence GTGAATGTGGATGAGTGGAAAAAGAAGATAATGGAGGGACTAAAGGATGTATATGATCCAGAAATACCCATAGACATCGTTAACCTTGGGTTAATATACGAGCTGAGGATTTCGCAGGAGGGGGAAGTATATATAAGGGTGGGTGTTACTACCCCTTATTGTCCTGTTACTGAGGATATTGCTTACACTGTAGAGCAGGTCATAAAGGAAAGTGTAAATGCTAAGAGCATAGACGTAGAACTAGACCTAGATACTAGATGGACTCCATTAATGATGACTGATGAGGGTAAGGAGACGTTCAAAAAGAGATTTGGATACGATATTGTTGAGATGTGGAAGATGCAACATGGGGAAGAAGAATGA
- a CDS encoding MFS transporter, producing the protein MEGNGNYTARLERLPWTSLHTKLLILLAIGEFFDLFDLFIGGFVVPSVATYYGIGRAEAVFYTVALLFLGAFVGCLLFTLIGDAYGRRTAIVLNMFLLSIGELLVPLASNVGLYGLFRFISGLGVGPEAVLVLDIMSTEFFPARIRGRRLALGYTLAWTSPIIIAVLSIFIIPRTFIIPGWQWLYVISGLGILSIIPLRFLIPESPRWLEVKGKFEEAEKIVSKFEERALREYGSLPPVPEIKVVKAEKIPISTIFNKEYRKRTTMLWIFEFFQTAAYYGFTSLAVTVLLTKGFTIVSTLQYSLIIYTGYFTGSLISVFIIDSKKFDRKWQIVTMIILIGIDGLIFGYSLNVPILLTSGFILANMANIFSNAFHQYGAELYPTRIRGFATGAQYSLSRLGNFIWQTYLPKILVAYGPFAMFLAIFIIAIVVAIDVGILGPKASQIKVEDLSP; encoded by the coding sequence ATGGAAGGTAACGGAAACTACACCGCGAGATTAGAAAGACTACCCTGGACATCCCTACACACTAAACTGTTAATTTTACTTGCAATAGGAGAGTTTTTTGACCTATTTGACCTATTCATTGGTGGCTTCGTAGTTCCATCGGTTGCGACTTATTACGGTATTGGTAGAGCAGAGGCTGTCTTCTATACTGTAGCATTATTATTCTTAGGGGCTTTCGTGGGCTGTCTACTATTTACACTAATAGGAGACGCATATGGAAGGAGGACTGCAATAGTACTAAACATGTTTTTACTCTCCATAGGTGAGCTGTTAGTACCCTTGGCGTCTAACGTTGGTTTATACGGTCTGTTCAGGTTTATATCCGGTTTGGGAGTTGGACCAGAGGCAGTTCTAGTACTAGACATCATGAGTACAGAGTTTTTCCCTGCCAGGATAAGAGGAAGAAGACTGGCTCTAGGATACACACTTGCCTGGACTTCTCCAATTATCATAGCTGTTTTATCAATATTTATTATACCTAGAACCTTTATCATACCCGGATGGCAATGGCTTTACGTAATAAGTGGGTTAGGTATATTGAGTATAATACCCTTAAGGTTCCTCATACCTGAATCCCCAAGATGGTTAGAAGTTAAAGGGAAATTTGAAGAGGCTGAGAAAATAGTGAGTAAATTTGAGGAAAGAGCACTAAGGGAGTATGGTTCTCTTCCACCTGTACCAGAAATAAAAGTGGTAAAGGCGGAGAAGATACCCATCTCAACTATATTTAACAAGGAATACAGGAAAAGGACTACAATGCTTTGGATATTCGAGTTCTTTCAAACTGCAGCTTATTATGGTTTCACTAGCTTAGCCGTAACAGTCCTGCTGACTAAGGGTTTTACGATAGTCTCTACTTTACAGTACTCACTGATAATCTACACTGGGTACTTTACAGGGTCATTAATATCTGTATTCATAATTGACAGTAAGAAGTTTGATAGGAAGTGGCAAATAGTGACAATGATCATATTGATAGGCATTGATGGACTAATATTTGGGTATTCCTTAAACGTGCCAATTTTACTTACCTCAGGTTTTATACTGGCAAATATGGCAAATATATTCTCAAATGCATTTCACCAATATGGAGCTGAGTTATACCCAACGAGAATTAGGGGATTTGCCACTGGTGCCCAGTACAGTCTTAGCAGGCTGGGTAATTTCATATGGCAGACATATTTACCTAAGATCCTAGTGGCTTATGGTCCATTTGCCATGTTCTTAGCCATCTTCATTATAGCAATAGTTGTCGCCATAGATGTAGGTATACTAGGTCCAAAAGCCTCACAGATAAAGGTGGAGGATCTATCGCCTTAA
- a CDS encoding aldehyde oxidase produces MFKEGLRFVKGEGSYIDDMIIKEYKNHLYVSILRSPYAHALIKKIDYSDASRAGVKVITFKDLMNFLSPFPLSLDTKVEYYPIARDKAVYYGEPVALVIAKDQYEAEDAKELIQVDYEPIRPVVTIEDSLKSEPIHPQVKSNIVLNKTFTFGDFQYESEKSEVVVENKLKFPRYSCSPLETYEVFARYDGDKYEIYSNFQGPYSIHYLLTKALRADILLKGPRDIGGSFGIKSAIYPYMALIASASRVIGRPLLWRETRSEHVIASSAGAERESVVKVYGNRSGKINAIEIKAIDNLGAYPRPPEPGNLLRNHGNLTGAYDIKSMKVNYMAVLTNTIPTGLNRGYGAPHLYTAIETTIDMFADEIKMDPLDVRMKNVIKDEYYETASGGKYRSFSCYKVLRRMKEVYDEFSADAEMERAKGKRIGVGVSLIIEPSGTNIGYLDLARESSDFLPKSSAQDVVMVYIDLYGKVKVFVNGSNEGQGHETIISEQVSRRLGVKPQDVDVIYRTDTERPWAVSSGTYSSRFAPIVMEALNRALESLEDKLLLAASELLGVQKSSLKIKEGKVTTVTEDKSISLRQLVGIFHWDPIKLRNTEQGLVAVGHFQSPYANDLKEGKINSSISYGCMGQVVEVEIGETEMPSIRRAYVIHDAGKILNEKIAEGQIVGASFQGVEVSLFSSLEYNEDGIPVSQNFSDYLVLTAMESPNIEVQHITSDPNHVAGLGEGGIISMPPAIINALRKVIKISTIPALREITGSK; encoded by the coding sequence ATGTTTAAAGAAGGACTGAGGTTCGTCAAGGGAGAGGGAAGTTACATCGATGATATGATAATAAAAGAGTACAAAAATCATCTATACGTTTCAATACTCAGATCTCCGTATGCACATGCGCTTATAAAGAAAATAGATTACAGTGACGCTTCTAGAGCAGGTGTTAAAGTCATCACGTTTAAAGACCTCATGAACTTTTTAAGCCCATTTCCCCTTTCTCTAGATACGAAAGTAGAGTACTATCCCATTGCCAGGGATAAGGCTGTGTATTACGGTGAACCGGTAGCACTGGTAATAGCCAAGGACCAATATGAGGCTGAGGACGCCAAAGAACTCATTCAGGTAGACTATGAGCCTATTAGACCTGTAGTTACCATAGAGGATTCACTGAAAAGCGAACCGATCCATCCTCAAGTAAAATCAAATATAGTGTTAAATAAAACTTTCACTTTTGGTGACTTTCAGTACGAATCAGAGAAGTCAGAGGTAGTTGTTGAAAATAAGTTGAAGTTCCCCAGATATAGCTGTTCACCACTAGAGACATATGAGGTGTTTGCAAGATATGACGGGGATAAATATGAGATATACTCCAACTTTCAAGGACCGTACTCAATTCACTATCTGCTCACAAAGGCGTTGAGAGCTGATATTTTACTGAAAGGACCAAGAGATATCGGAGGTTCTTTCGGTATAAAGAGCGCGATTTACCCTTACATGGCGTTAATTGCATCGGCTAGTCGTGTAATAGGGAGACCATTACTGTGGAGGGAGACGAGGTCAGAACACGTTATTGCGAGCTCTGCAGGAGCTGAAAGGGAGTCTGTGGTAAAAGTTTACGGTAATAGGAGTGGGAAAATAAACGCAATTGAGATCAAAGCCATTGATAACTTGGGTGCCTATCCTAGACCGCCAGAGCCAGGAAACCTGTTGAGGAACCACGGCAACCTAACAGGAGCTTATGACATTAAATCCATGAAGGTGAACTACATGGCAGTTTTAACTAATACTATTCCTACCGGTCTGAATAGAGGCTACGGTGCTCCCCACTTGTATACAGCTATTGAGACAACAATTGATATGTTCGCGGATGAGATAAAGATGGATCCACTAGACGTTAGGATGAAGAATGTTATAAAGGACGAGTACTATGAAACGGCTTCTGGTGGTAAGTATAGGTCGTTCAGCTGTTATAAAGTGTTGAGGAGGATGAAGGAGGTATATGATGAATTTAGTGCTGATGCAGAGATGGAGAGGGCTAAAGGTAAGAGAATTGGAGTAGGAGTCTCCCTGATAATTGAGCCCTCTGGGACAAATATTGGCTACCTGGATTTAGCCAGAGAGTCATCAGACTTCTTACCTAAGTCCTCAGCACAAGACGTTGTAATGGTCTATATTGACCTTTACGGAAAAGTTAAGGTTTTTGTGAACGGGAGTAATGAAGGTCAAGGTCATGAGACTATAATATCGGAACAAGTATCAAGGAGATTAGGTGTAAAACCTCAGGACGTAGACGTGATATATAGGACAGACACAGAGAGACCTTGGGCTGTTTCCTCTGGGACATATTCCAGCAGATTTGCGCCCATAGTCATGGAAGCCTTAAATAGGGCTCTGGAGAGTTTAGAGGACAAGCTGTTGTTGGCTGCCTCTGAGCTCTTAGGAGTCCAAAAGAGCTCCCTAAAGATAAAGGAGGGAAAAGTCACCACTGTGACTGAAGATAAATCCATATCCTTAAGGCAATTGGTTGGAATATTCCACTGGGACCCCATAAAACTCAGAAATACTGAGCAAGGGTTAGTTGCTGTAGGTCACTTCCAATCACCCTATGCCAACGACCTCAAAGAGGGCAAAATAAACTCTTCAATATCATATGGGTGTATGGGTCAGGTGGTGGAGGTTGAAATTGGAGAGACCGAAATGCCATCTATTAGGAGGGCTTATGTTATACATGACGCGGGGAAGATACTTAATGAGAAAATTGCAGAGGGACAAATAGTAGGGGCATCATTTCAAGGTGTCGAGGTCTCACTTTTTTCTTCACTCGAGTATAATGAAGATGGTATTCCTGTATCCCAAAACTTCAGTGACTATCTTGTATTGACAGCCATGGAGTCACCTAACATAGAGGTTCAGCATATTACGAGTGATCCCAATCATGTAGCTGGATTGGGGGAAGGAGGAATAATAAGCATGCCACCTGCAATAATAAACGCACTGAGGAAGGTAATTAAGATCAGCACTATCCCTGCCCTGAGAGAAATCACCGGTTCGAAATAA
- a CDS encoding cytochrome P450: MYDWFNEMRKKDPVYYDGNIWQVFSYKYAKEVLNNFSKFSSDLTGYHERLEDLRNGKISFDIPTRYTMLTSDPPLHDELRSMSSDIFSPQRLQTLETFIRETTRSLLDSINPEEDDLVKKLAVPLPIIVISRILGLPIEDKEKFKEWSDLVAFRLGKPGEIFELGKKYLELIGYVKDHLNSGTEVVSRVVNSNLSDIEKLGYIILLLIAGNETTTNLISNSVIDFTRFNLWERIRKENLYLKAIEESLRYSPPVMRTVRKTKERVKLGDQTIEEGEYVRVWIASANRDEEVFYDGEKFVPDRNPNPHLSFGSGIHLCLGAPLARLEARIAIEEFSKRFGSVVVLETEKVPNEVLNGYKRLVVRLKATE; this comes from the coding sequence ATGTATGACTGGTTTAATGAGATGAGAAAGAAAGACCCAGTTTATTATGACGGAAACATATGGCAGGTGTTCTCCTATAAATATGCTAAGGAGGTTTTAAACAACTTTTCGAAATTCTCTTCAGACCTCACAGGTTACCATGAGAGACTTGAGGACCTAAGGAACGGCAAAATAAGCTTCGACATCCCTACTAGGTACACCATGCTGACATCAGATCCTCCTCTCCACGATGAGCTTAGATCCATGTCTTCTGACATATTTTCACCACAAAGGCTACAGACACTTGAGACATTTATTAGGGAGACCACCAGGAGTCTGTTAGACTCAATTAACCCTGAAGAGGACGATCTAGTGAAAAAGCTAGCGGTCCCGTTACCAATAATAGTTATTTCAAGGATATTGGGTCTTCCCATTGAAGATAAGGAGAAGTTCAAAGAGTGGTCAGACCTAGTAGCATTCAGGTTGGGTAAACCTGGAGAAATATTTGAGTTGGGTAAGAAGTACCTTGAGTTGATAGGTTACGTGAAAGACCATCTCAATTCTGGGACAGAAGTGGTAAGCAGAGTTGTCAACTCGAATCTCTCAGATATAGAGAAACTAGGTTATATTATTTTGCTCTTAATAGCTGGTAATGAGACTACAACTAATTTAATATCAAATTCTGTTATAGACTTCACAAGGTTTAATTTATGGGAGAGAATAAGAAAGGAGAACCTTTACCTTAAGGCTATTGAGGAGTCATTGAGGTATTCTCCTCCCGTAATGAGGACTGTGAGAAAGACTAAGGAGAGAGTTAAATTGGGTGATCAGACTATTGAGGAGGGAGAGTATGTTAGAGTGTGGATAGCCTCAGCAAACAGAGATGAGGAGGTATTTTATGACGGAGAGAAATTCGTCCCGGACAGGAATCCAAATCCCCACCTAAGCTTTGGGTCTGGAATACACTTATGTTTAGGGGCTCCTTTAGCGAGATTAGAGGCAAGAATAGCGATTGAAGAATTTTCTAAGAGGTTTGGAAGTGTGGTGGTACTTGAGACTGAAAAAGTTCCGAATGAGGTACTGAATGGCTATAAAAGACTAGTTGTCAGGCTGAAGGCTACTGAATAA
- a CDS encoding cupin, translating to MTQKVLDVRKYSPTVRHSLILEEFERLKAGEGMYIINDHEPAHLLHFLSHRDDFDINAYYAKEEEEGKWIAFLKKKEVQGEARAIVTNFDSNKKLSETSFTPVQILRTNTYAVILAYFKPGQFIPVHKPSIDVILLIRKGKGIVVAGDDKHNVKEGDIVIVPRGVKRGVLAETEMEILHIVSPPPNERDHEEVEEGLRRGKFEG from the coding sequence ATGACGCAGAAAGTTTTGGATGTGAGAAAATATTCACCCACTGTAAGGCATAGCCTTATCTTGGAAGAATTTGAGAGACTTAAAGCTGGTGAAGGAATGTACATAATTAACGACCATGAACCAGCACATTTACTTCACTTTTTATCCCATAGAGACGATTTTGATATCAATGCTTATTACGCAAAGGAAGAAGAGGAAGGTAAGTGGATAGCTTTTCTAAAGAAGAAAGAGGTTCAGGGTGAGGCTAGAGCCATTGTCACGAACTTCGATAGTAATAAGAAACTCTCAGAAACGTCATTCACACCCGTCCAGATCTTAAGGACAAACACGTATGCGGTAATATTGGCATACTTCAAGCCTGGACAGTTCATTCCGGTTCATAAACCGAGTATTGATGTAATCCTTCTGATAAGAAAAGGTAAAGGTATAGTCGTAGCTGGAGACGATAAGCACAATGTAAAGGAAGGTGATATAGTGATAGTGCCCAGAGGAGTTAAGAGAGGTGTGCTAGCTGAGACTGAGATGGAAATACTTCATATAGTATCTCCCCCACCAAATGAAAGAGATCATGAGGAAGTTGAAGAGGGTCTTAGAAGAGGTAAATTTGAGGGTTAA
- a CDS encoding arabinose ABC transporter permease encodes MLAAIFVDIYDFLAISFVLPYIKSTFNPSPILLSVVAAGIQIGAVVGAAVGGWITDKLGRRTAFMLTISMMTILGIGQAFSPDIITLTILRVLIGFPLGMDFAVGFAYISEYLKRGRREVIGSSWQVYAGASEVAAILVVLAMTVGGLPHDLIWRVALGLGGVFSLIIAILRSRLPETAIWLIANGKFTQAKKLVKEVYGEDLLMLPDQDLEVEKPTLSKFLNVMSKDRIRLRGIISSWVQNFALSAEFYTFTFYVPIILQLLAVSNPVHVQLITLAIYVVAVISAFIGSYYLIPRVGLRKTTVYGFAFTFSSLLLAAFGVYARELILVAVAAAIMQWGHYWDSLAEPVVANIVTPTKYRGLASGTAYAFLKAAAVLSILAFPLVSTSIGLFGATLMSSMFALLGLISAIFIMPEVYNKVFQED; translated from the coding sequence ATGCTTGCAGCAATATTTGTCGATATTTATGATTTCCTTGCAATATCCTTCGTTCTTCCCTATATAAAGTCTACATTTAATCCGTCACCAATCCTCCTCTCAGTTGTTGCTGCTGGTATACAAATAGGTGCTGTTGTAGGTGCAGCAGTTGGTGGTTGGATAACTGATAAGTTGGGAAGAAGGACAGCATTTATGCTTACTATCTCGATGATGACCATATTAGGAATAGGGCAGGCTTTCTCACCAGACATCATAACACTGACTATACTTAGAGTCTTGATAGGATTTCCATTAGGGATGGACTTCGCAGTAGGCTTTGCATATATCTCGGAATACTTGAAGAGGGGAAGGAGAGAGGTCATAGGGAGCAGCTGGCAAGTCTATGCAGGAGCCTCAGAGGTTGCGGCAATCCTCGTAGTTCTAGCCATGACAGTTGGAGGTCTACCCCATGATCTAATATGGAGGGTTGCATTAGGTTTAGGCGGAGTATTCTCTTTAATAATAGCTATTCTCAGGTCTAGATTACCTGAAACCGCAATATGGCTTATCGCTAATGGTAAATTCACTCAGGCTAAGAAATTAGTTAAAGAGGTCTATGGTGAAGATCTATTAATGTTGCCCGACCAAGACTTAGAAGTGGAGAAGCCTACGCTATCAAAGTTCCTTAATGTAATGAGTAAAGACAGGATAAGATTAAGAGGTATTATATCGTCATGGGTCCAGAATTTCGCCCTTTCAGCTGAATTCTACACCTTTACATTCTATGTTCCTATTATACTTCAGCTTTTAGCTGTCTCTAACCCAGTTCACGTGCAGCTCATAACCTTAGCCATCTACGTTGTAGCTGTAATTTCAGCATTCATTGGCTCATACTATCTTATACCAAGGGTAGGTCTAAGGAAGACGACAGTATACGGTTTTGCATTCACTTTCTCCTCCTTACTTTTAGCAGCATTTGGAGTATACGCAAGAGAGCTCATACTTGTGGCAGTGGCAGCTGCGATAATGCAGTGGGGTCACTACTGGGACTCCCTAGCAGAGCCTGTTGTTGCTAACATAGTAACACCCACAAAATACAGGGGTTTAGCCAGTGGCACTGCTTACGCATTTCTAAAAGCCGCAGCAGTACTAAGTATTTTGGCATTCCCTCTAGTTTCAACATCAATTGGTCTGTTTGGCGCAACATTGATGAGTAGTATGTTTGCACTCTTAGGCTTAATCTCAGCAATATTCATAATGCCTGAGGTATATAATAAAGTATTCCAAGAGGACTGA
- the aroE gene encoding shikimate 5-dehydrogenase (AroE; catalyzes the conversion of shikimate to 3-dehydroshikimate): protein MSIEIDNYTRLFGLIGENIHYTISPAIHNYVFQRLGINAVYLSFDIKRDKFNVVMPGLLGVAQGLNVGIPYKQRMVKFLKDLSDEAKTIGAVNVIHELKGYNTDYTAFYTLVEERAPERVETCTVFGAGGAGRSSIVALGKLFGCRINILDIVDRSDTEAEFRNEGFNVKFVSSCGNSDIVVNATPNPDFVPDHCINSKLVIDWVYSPVNTSLIIRAKREGIRTVNGLEILIKQAVLGERIWFGRSIEEEEISKYLYEKKLVRVE, encoded by the coding sequence ATGTCGATAGAGATAGACAATTACACGAGGCTCTTTGGTCTCATTGGGGAGAATATCCATTACACCATATCCCCGGCGATTCACAATTACGTATTTCAAAGACTCGGTATTAACGCAGTGTACTTGAGCTTTGATATAAAGAGGGATAAGTTTAATGTCGTAATGCCTGGCTTATTAGGAGTTGCCCAGGGGTTAAATGTTGGTATTCCCTACAAACAGAGAATGGTGAAGTTCTTAAAGGATTTATCAGATGAGGCGAAGACTATAGGAGCTGTTAATGTAATTCATGAGCTTAAGGGCTACAATACTGATTATACAGCGTTTTATACCCTTGTCGAGGAAAGGGCTCCAGAGAGGGTTGAGACTTGTACAGTTTTTGGGGCAGGGGGAGCTGGGAGAAGTAGTATCGTAGCATTAGGTAAGCTCTTTGGCTGTAGGATCAACATTTTAGACATTGTAGATAGGAGTGATACTGAGGCTGAATTTAGGAATGAGGGGTTTAATGTTAAATTTGTGAGCTCTTGTGGTAACTCTGATATTGTTGTGAACGCTACACCAAACCCTGACTTTGTACCTGATCATTGTATTAACAGTAAATTGGTTATTGACTGGGTGTATTCCCCTGTAAATACCTCCTTGATTATTAGGGCTAAAAGGGAAGGAATTAGGACTGTCAATGGTTTAGAGATACTAATTAAACAAGCTGTATTAGGTGAAAGGATATGGTTTGGAAGGTCTATTGAGGAAGAGGAAATAAGTAAGTACCTTTACGAGAAGAAACTGGTGAGAGTGGAATAA
- a CDS encoding protein involved in NO response encodes MRVGMLLLLEGFIILLFGGIPAVLTFMDIQGFPYPLPTTFFEFHWFVMIYGFFLTIIGNEILVALSMEWKGEQAPDYYVIGFAITVLISLLLSSTPYSFYLVLLALGMLIYHSRIYLSPSKLGLRPTTYNYLLFVTLIVTVFVTAFQIFLDSPWISLIFPTLTIFSVMSRDIGLVFGGRLIKDKEIVFAYVFLLIGLLVYPNWISSLLIFAGWFFSFHGSGLIRARGRVYPKVSLSIAWIWLLLSSVFSITNYDAFIHTIAVGFLFNTVFGVDVVLIDMLISATGVHVKVKPSYIPIVLLNLGLLTRVIFDMGVTFPLLLLSAPLQGIGILSFYLNTFRQVFRQLRKTPQIEKRVQ; translated from the coding sequence ATGAGGGTAGGAATGCTACTTCTCCTTGAAGGCTTTATTATTCTTCTTTTCGGAGGAATCCCTGCAGTTCTAACATTTATGGATATACAAGGATTTCCCTACCCTTTACCCACAACGTTTTTTGAATTTCACTGGTTTGTGATGATTTATGGGTTCTTCCTAACGATTATAGGTAATGAAATACTTGTGGCTTTAAGCATGGAGTGGAAGGGCGAACAGGCACCAGATTATTACGTCATAGGATTTGCCATAACCGTATTGATCTCACTACTCTTGTCCTCAACTCCTTATAGCTTTTACCTAGTTCTCCTTGCCTTAGGAATGCTAATATACCACTCAAGGATTTACCTCAGTCCCTCTAAACTAGGGTTAAGACCAACTACCTATAATTACCTGTTATTTGTGACTCTAATTGTGACAGTTTTTGTCACAGCCTTCCAAATATTCCTGGATTCGCCCTGGATTTCCCTAATCTTTCCCACCTTAACTATCTTTTCGGTAATGAGCAGAGATATAGGTTTAGTCTTTGGGGGAAGGTTAATAAAGGATAAAGAGATAGTGTTTGCTTACGTTTTTCTCTTGATAGGTTTGCTTGTTTACCCGAACTGGATATCCTCACTACTTATATTTGCTGGATGGTTTTTTTCATTCCACGGATCAGGATTAATAAGGGCAAGGGGAAGAGTCTATCCTAAGGTTAGTCTATCCATTGCATGGATCTGGTTACTACTGTCATCAGTATTCTCTATTACTAATTATGATGCATTTATACATACTATTGCAGTTGGCTTCCTATTCAATACAGTGTTTGGGGTCGATGTAGTTCTAATAGACATGCTCATCTCAGCTACAGGTGTCCATGTCAAGGTGAAACCCTCTTATATCCCAATAGTACTCCTCAATTTAGGCTTACTAACTAGGGTCATATTTGATATGGGAGTTACTTTTCCATTATTACTGTTGTCAGCGCCTCTTCAGGGGATAGGAATATTATCCTTCTACCTGAATACCTTCAGACAAGTCTTCAGACAACTGAGAAAAACACCGCAAATAGAAAAACGAGTTCAGTGA
- a CDS encoding transposase: MQSTVSFMVSPSAGLLSLVSQYGKALNFVMDWLKKNKPAKDIVKQVHHAVYRQLREKFNLPSKVAQDCYRNAVTIYNGWRKNPKQGNFPKIKRFSVWVTPKLSYRLDLEKMKVNITSVGELSIIGYPRNYTLYKDWEIREARLKIVNDKVFLKVTFLKQIQPPTASGGVAVDVNMENLTVGNDKQHVIILCQK, from the coding sequence ATCCAATCAACAGTCTCGTTCATGGTTTCCCCCTCAGCCGGACTACTCTCCCTCGTTTCTCAGTATGGTAAAGCACTCAATTTCGTAATGGATTGGTTAAAGAAGAATAAGCCTGCGAAGGATATTGTAAAGCAAGTACATCACGCCGTTTATCGACAGTTAAGAGAGAAGTTTAATTTGCCATCTAAAGTTGCTCAAGATTGTTATAGGAACGCTGTCACAATCTATAATGGTTGGAGGAAAAATCCTAAGCAAGGTAATTTTCCAAAAATTAAGCGCTTCTCAGTGTGGGTAACGCCCAAACTATCGTATAGACTTGATCTTGAGAAAATGAAAGTTAACATAACTTCTGTTGGTGAACTTTCCATTATTGGTTATCCTAGAAACTACACACTGTATAAGGATTGGGAAATTAGGGAAGCTAGACTGAAGATAGTAAACGATAAAGTATTTCTTAAAGTGACTTTTCTGAAGCAAATTCAGCCGCCAACCGCGTCTGGTGGTGTTGCAGTTGACGTTAACATGGAGAATCTCACTGTAGGCAATGATAAACAACATGTTATTATACTATGTCAAAAATAA